One region of Primulina tabacum isolate GXHZ01 chromosome 17, ASM2559414v2, whole genome shotgun sequence genomic DNA includes:
- the LOC142530512 gene encoding uncharacterized protein LOC142530512, which translates to MDELVARFHSMHPPRFSGSEGAEKAELWISEIEELFDLIEYPPECRLRLAVHQLKDRAKMWWSTTLMTLDAQRIIPSWDIFKLKFKECYCPPSFYSSKASEFHHLKQGDMSVADYADTFYAMLRYASHVAASQVAVVESFIEGLNDHLHPFVSTGKPLNYLEAVEIAKRAEASLKRSGNRVPTQHHQSGRQQFSSSGSASLRPRGKQFKKPGFSSSSLGNRGGYRYSGPYCDHCGGKHSSNQCVGVQGVCNNCGRPGHFSRVCPSKTGKSAQAGSGAQGNRIPAASQSSHQPSRPSHQSRGQGGQQNQSSAHVFALTEDEAQAAPGTVITGNCTLCGFIARVLFDTGASHSFVSHAFVVSHDLRTTSMNSNLSVVTPMGKMIITDNLVFNAVLFHDENVLYLNLILLPMHDFDCIVGMDVLTANRATVDFYRGIVRFRPSFAPKWNFYGRGSQAKIPLVSAIEMNRLLDSGHEGFLVYAVDLSQDERRISDIPVVREFPDVFPEEIHGFPPEREVEFSIELMPGTEPISRAPYRLAPVELKELKEQLHDLLSKGYIRPSSSPWGAPILFVKKKDGTMRMCIDYRQLNKFTVKNKNPLPRIDDLFDQLQDYDCEIQYQPGKVNVIADALSRKVVDISLSSIHVSKLREDICTSGLDFQIQGNAACVSQIFVEPELIQIVKSAQKTDDQVLKSYELVSQGHQSGFSIHSDDSLRLNRILQVKAERMRPGGLLHSLEVPQWNWEHVAMDFVTHLPRTSRHFDAIWVIVDRLSKSAHFIPYERTYSYKKMARLYIENVLRLHGVPVAIVSDRDPRFTSKFWTSFQKEMSTQLAMSTAYHPQTDGQTERTIQTLEDLLRAVVMNFKDSWQEALPLVEFSYNNSFQEMHDKVHLIRQRMKAAQYRQASYANRRRRPLEFQVGDFVFLRISPFRGVVRFGMRGKLSPRFVGPYKIVERIGTCAYRLNLPQSLSGIHDVFHVSMLRKYEPDPSHVIQPDEVELDPSLSYTEYPVCILDHKDKVLRNKVIPLVRVQWSRHGVEESTWETKQKMRASYPYLFDS; encoded by the exons ATGGATGAGTTAGTTGCGCGTTTCCATTCTATGCATCCTCCTCGATTCAGTGGTTCAGAGGGAGCTGAGAAAGCTGAGTTATGGATTTCTGAGATTGAGgaattgtttgatttgattgagtatccTCCAGAGTGTCGATTGAGATTAGCTGTGCATCAGTTGAAAGATCGTGCTAAAATGTGGTGGTCTACTACATTGATGACCTTAGATGCTCAGAGGATCATTCCATCGTGGGATATATTCAAGTTGAAGTTTAAGGAGTGTTACTGTCCTCCATCATTCTACAGTTCTAAAGCTTCAGAGTTTCATCACCTGAAACAAGGCGATATGTCAGTGGCGGATTATGCAGATACTTTTTATGCTATGCTGAGATATGCTTCTCATGTGGCTGCAAGTCAGGTTGCGGTTGTTGAAAGTTTCATTGAAGGATTGAACGATCATCTGCACCCTTTTGTTTCTACCGGTAAGCCACTAAATTATCTTGAAGCAGTGGAAATAGCAAAAAGGGCTGAAGCTAGTCTTAAGAGGAGTGGCAATCGAGTTCCTACCCAACATCATCAGTCGGGGAGGCAACAATTCAGTTCATCTGGTTCTGCATCTCTTCGTCCACGTGGAAAACAATTTAAGAAGCCTGGTTTTAGTTCTTCGAGTTTAGGGAACCGTGGTGGATATCGTTACAGTGGACCTTATTGTGATCACTGTGGGGGCAAGCATTCCAGTAATCAGTGTGTTGGAGTTCAAGGGGTTTGTAATAATTGTGGTCGACCGGGTCATTTTTCTAGAGTTTGTCCTAGTAAGACGGGGAAATCAGCCCAGGCAGGTAGTGGAGCTCAAGGTAATAGAATTCCAGCTGCGTCCCAGTCTTCCCATCAGCCTAGTCGCCCTTCGCATCAGAGCAGAGGGCAAGGTGGTCAACAGAATCAGTCATCTGCTCATGTATTTGCCTTGACTGAGGATGAGGCTCAGGCAGCTCCAGGTACTGTAATTACTGGTAATTGTACTCTATGTGGTTTTATAGCACGAGTGTTATTTGATACTGGAGCATCTCATTCCTTTGTTTCTCATGCATTCGTTGTTTCGCATGATCTTCGCACCACTAGTATGAATTCCAATCTATCTGTTGTTACTCCGATGGGCAAAATGATTATCACTGATAATTTGGTGTTCAATGCGGTTTTGTTTCACGATGAAAATGTTTTATATCTGAATCTCATACTTCTACCTATGCATGACTTTGATTGCATCGTTGGTATGGATGTTTTGACTGCAAATCGTGCCACTGTTGACTTTTATCGAGGAATAGTTCGTTTCAGACCTAGCTTTGCTCCTAAATGGAATTTCTATGGTCGTGGTTCTCAAGCCAAGATTCCTCTAGTTTCTGCCATTGAAATGAATCGATTGTTAGATTCTGGTCATGAAGGTTTTCTGGTTTATGCTGTGGATCTATCGCAAGATGAGCGACGGATTTCTGATATTCCTGTAGTCCGTGAGTTTCCTGATGTGTTTCCAGAAGAGATTCATGGCTTTCCACCAGAACGAGAAGTTGAGTTCAGTATCGAATTAATGCCAGGAACTGAACCCATATCTCGAGCACCATATCGTTTAGCCCCTGTTGAGctaaaagaattgaaagaacaattacatgaTTTGTTGAGTAAAGGTTATATTCGTCCGAGTTcttcaccgtggggtgcaccgattctatttgtcaagaagaaagatggaacgatgcggatgtgtattgattatcggcaactgaataagtTTACTGTCAAGAATAAAAATCCACTCCCTagaattgatgacttatttgatcaattgcaag attatgattgtgagatccAGTATCAACCGGGAAAAGTGAATGTcattgccgatgctttgagtcgtAAGGTTGTTGATATTAGTTTATCCTCAATTCATGTTTCTAAGTTACGAGAGGATATTTGCACTTCTGGgttggattttcaaatccaaGGTAATGCTGCTTGTGTATCTCAGATTTTTGTTGAGCCAGAGTTGATTCAGATTGTAAAGTCAGCTCAGAAAACTGATGATCAAGTCCTGAAATCTTATGAGTTAGTATCTCAAGGACACCAATCTGGTTTCTCAATTCACTCAGATGATTCTCTTCGATTGAATCGTATATTG caagtcaaagcagaacgAATGagacctggaggattactgcaTAGTCTTGAGGTTCCTCAGTGGAACTGGGAGCACGTGGCTATGGATTTTGTCACGCATTTGCCACGTACTTCTCGTCATTtcgatgccatttgggtgattgtcgaTAGGTTATCTAAATCGGCACACTTTATTCCGTATGAGAGGACGTATTCGTACAAGAAAATGGCTCGTCTGTATATTGAAAATGTTTTGAGACTTCATGGAGTTCCAGTTGCAATAGTCtcagatcgtgaccctagatttacatcAAAGTTTTGGACTAGTTTCCAAAAAGAAATGAGTACACAACTTGCGATGAGTACTGCgtaccatcctcagacagatggtcagacagAGCGTACAATCCAGACACTCGAGGATCTGCTTCGAGCTGTAGTCATGAATTTTAAAGACAGTTGGCAGGAAGCTTTACCACTAGTAGAATTTtcatataacaacagtttccag GAAATGCATGATAAAGTCCATTTGATTCGTCAGAGAATGAAAGCTGCCCAATATCGGCAAGCTAGTTATGCTAACAGACGTCGTCGACCTCTAGAATTTCAAGTTGGAGATTTTGTGTTTCTGAGAATCTCTCCGTTTAGAGGTGTTGTTCGTTTTGGCATGAGAGGTAAGTTGTCACCTCGTTTCGTTGGCCCCTACAAGATTGTTGAGCGTATTGGGACTTGCGCTTATCGTTTGAATTTGCCTCAGTCTTTGTCTGGCATCCACGATGTTttccatgtttctatgttgcgtAAGTATGAGCCCGATCCGTCTCATGtgattcagcctgatgaggttgaacttgatccgtCTTTATCGTATACTGAGTATCCTGTTTGTATCTTGGATCATAAAGATAAAGTTTTACGCAATAAAGTTATACCACTTGTACGTGTTCAGTGGTCGAGACATGGGGTAGAAGAATCAACATGGGAAACAAAACAGAAGATGAGAGCATCTTATCCATATCTGTTTGATTCTTAG